The Carassius gibelio isolate Cgi1373 ecotype wild population from Czech Republic chromosome B14, carGib1.2-hapl.c, whole genome shotgun sequence genome has a segment encoding these proteins:
- the LOC127971798 gene encoding GTP-binding nuclear protein Ran yields the protein MAENEPQVQFKLVLVGDGGTGKTTFVKRHLTGEFEKKYVATLGVEVHPLVFHTNRGPIKYNVWDTAGQEKFGGLRDGYYIQAQCAIIMFDVTSRVTYKNVPNWHRDLVRVCENIPIVLCGNKVDIKDRKVKAKSIVFHRKKNLQYYDISAKSNYNFEKPFLWLARKLIGDPNLEFVEMPALAPPEIAMDPSLAAQYEHDLKVASETALPDEDDDL from the exons ATGGCAGAAAACGAGCCGCAAGTTCAGTTCAAG CTGGTTCTGGTAGGAGATGGAGGTACAGGGAAAACCACCTTCGTGAAGAGACACTTGACTGGGGAGTTCGAAAAGAAATATGTTG CCACGCTTGGAGTTGAGGTACATCCCCTGGTCTTCCACACTAACAGAGGACCCATCAAATATAATGTATGGGACACAGCCGGACAAGAGAAGTTTGGAGGCCTGAGAGATGGATATTATATCCAGG CTCAGTGTGCGATCATCATGTTTGACGTAACTTCTCGAGTGACCTATAAAAATGTGCCCAACTGGCATCGTGACTTGGTGCGTGTGTGCGAGAACATTCCCATCGTGCTGTGCGGCAACAAAGTGGACATCAAAGACAGGAAGGTCAAAGCAAAGAGCATCGTGTTCCATCGTAAGAAGAATCTACAG TACTATGACATCTCTGCCAAGAGTAATTATAACTTTGAGAAGCCCTTCCTGTGGCTCGCACGGAAGCTGATTGGCGACCCTAATCTGGAGTTTGTTGAGATGCCTGCCCTCGCACCCCCTGAAATTGCTATGGACCCATCACTTGCTGCACAGTATGAGCACGACTTGAAA GTGGCATCAGAAACAGCTCTCCCAGATGAAGATGACGACCTTTAA